ATTACAACACTAACTGCATGCTTGAAGCCAAAAAGTTCAACTTCATGCTGCATGCAGTCCATCTGATGGAGCCttgagtaaattattattttatacattgttGAATTATTATGGAAAGAAGAATCTTATTTACTACTTACCCTCAAAACATTTGTTAAACTCTGGAGTCGAGAAATTCCTACACTCAGTTTGTGAGTGTATTTAAAATGATAGGTAGCAGTTGCAATTAAGTAATTTCTTGAATCCCATAACTTATTTTCATATTCTTGTAATTCTTTATCAGACGATTCATTATAAGCAAATGATTTCTTGTTTTGCTTATGCATTAAAAACTCCCTGATTGTAATCCATAACCTATGTTGGAAGTTTAAGACTCCAGGCAATGCTTAAAATGAAAACCAATCATATTAACtttcaaaattgatttttaGGAGTAGCACAATATTTATAAATCTACTATTTATTGAGTGtagaacttaaaaaaaaaaattttagcataatattaataatatacttatacaaatctaacaattctgatcaccaaaaggagtacaatagtacctacttggaataaatgatttgagtaaGTTTACTTACTGGCATCAGACCATCGTCTACTTGTAGCAGGTGGAACATCAGCAAGAATCAATAGTCTTGTTGTATCACATCCATAGGTTGACAACAAGCGCTGTGGATTTTCTCCATTATATTTTGACTTACTCATTTTTTCCCACTGTACAACAACTGGTTCCCCAGTGTTTCTCTCTTTATATTCTTTCCCAACCATTTCTACATCTTCAGGAGGTAGATATTTTCCAGTGTTCTTGGTCTTATATGACTGTCCCATAATCATTCCCTGTACTAATAGTTTTTTGAAAGGTTCCTGTGTTGGTGTTAATCCTAACGAATGTAAAAAATAGCTCATGAATCGAGTGTAATATAAATGCAATACTGCATGTTCTTTACCTCCAATATAACAATTCACTGGAGTTACCCCAATTAATTTTTCCTTGTCAAAAGGTTTCTTATCATTATTAGGATCCAGGAAACGATAATAGTACCACGAGGAGTCAACGAATGTGTCCATGGTATCAGATTCTCTAGTTGCATTACTAAAGCACTTAGGGCACTTACAAATTAGCCAAGATTTAAAACTTGATagtgttgaaatttttgtttCCTGTGCACTAATTTCAGGAAGAACCACAGGTAGATCCTCATAAGGTACTGGTACTATCCCACAGTTTGGACAGTGTATAATAGGTATTGGTGTACCCCAAAATCTTTGTCTTGATATAAGCCAGTCCTTAAGCTTTGAACTCACAAAGTACCCTCCACTGTTATGTTTTTGTGCTATATCAATTGCTCTTTTATTTTCAGATTGTatgtctataattttatttttgtttacaatTGGAATATTTAAGGTCAAAGATAACTGGTAATCTTCTGAATCAACAGAGGGACAAGCAATATAGACATCCCGACCTTCTGGATAATTTATACTGTCTGTTAAATAAATTGACATATCTGTTTTAGTAATTGGATTATAGCATTTAAGCTTCTGTATTTCAACTAACGTCATGTCTTTTATCAATACATTATCTTTGCTCATTGCTAGGTACTGACCATGTATAAACTTGTATGGATCTGAAGACCAAACATCAAACTTTCTTAGTCTGTTTCTGACATTAATATGAAAATTCACTACAACACCATTGCATTCTCCTAACCAATGTTTTTGTAAGTTAATAATGTCTTTCCAGTTTTCTAAACTTTTACTGTCTAGACCATCATACAATAGCTTTgcatattttgttgtttttataaACCACTGTGTTAAAACCTTTTCTTCAACTTTGGCACCAGATCTCCAAGAACAGCCACTGTCATCGACTTGTTCATCTGCTAAAACGGTTTCATCAATAGGATCCCAGTTCACTTTTGCCTAAAAAGATACAATGTAGTTTAACCATAgaatcatattattttgattagGAGTTTTTAGAGATTTGGTTCAACAATTTAGGTACTATGCCAATGTTAGGAGGTACTTAGATAACTTTGTCTAAGATTGAAGGTGTTTGATTGAAGATACTTAGAGAATGCCCTTGACAGTCAGTGTCTGTTACAAAATTACTTCATACAGTGTAAAACTGGTTTCACCGAAACTGAAAACACCCGGTGAAGCGACTTGACagatacagtggacccccggtaatccgacaaacgttttgcagggcagtgtcggactatcgaatttgtcggattataaagtactgcctaagaccccctatagtccggcgttttttattagagtaccttgtaatccgacaatataaagatccaacgataatattctatatgtcaaaagtaaaccacatcacatcacactaac
This genomic stretch from Maniola jurtina chromosome 2, ilManJurt1.1, whole genome shotgun sequence harbors:
- the LOC123875225 gene encoding probable leucine--tRNA ligase, mitochondrial; translated protein: MFSSRYFKHLFRKRTVFSRHKSSLGLWDQDLTTVIKLEVEKHWAKEVLCNKNLVKNENKDPYYVLPMFPYPSGNLHMGHVRVYSISDTIARFQALDGKNVIHPIGWDSFGLPAENAAIERNVLPHIWTDSNISAMKEQLVQLGLNFDWNREISTCNPNYYKWTQYIFLKLFENGLAYQCKAKVNWDPIDETVLADEQVDDSGCSWRSGAKVEEKVLTQWFIKTTKYAKLLYDGLDSKSLENWKDIINLQKHWLGECNGVVVNFHINVRNRLRKFDVWSSDPYKFIHGQYLAMSKDNVLIKDMTLVEIQKLKCYNPITKTDMSIYLTDSINYPEGRDVYIACPSVDSEDYQLSLTLNIPIVNKNKIIDIQSENKRAIDIAQKHNSGGYFVSSKLKDWLISRQRFWGTPIPIIHCPNCGIVPVPYEDLPVVLPEISAQETKISTLSSFKSWLICKCPKCFSNATRESDTMDTFVDSSWYYYRFLDPNNDKKPFDKEKLIGVTPVNCYIGGKEHAVLHLYYTRFMSYFLHSLGLTPTQEPFKKLLVQGMIMGQSYKTKNTGKYLPPEDVEMVGKEYKERNTGEPVVVQWEKMSKSKYNGENPQRLLSTYGCDTTRLLILADVPPATSRRWSDATLPGVLNFQHRLWITIREFLMHKQNKKSFAYNESSDKELQEYENKLWDSRNYLIATATYHFKYTHKLSVGISRLQSLTNVLRNNVPPQIIAKSKEYEQSLASLIIMLSIITPHFCCELWAGMRSAPNRICDLSDGIDWNQEVLQQRWPVVNENYPLSFQCKVDGADRCDLKIEAIKLKSLDLEQALDLMVREKAVAERIKHGIKKTKYELYPDCRAILHIYTNRQAKSKLKSELYSQV